A window of the Brassica napus cultivar Da-Ae chromosome A2, Da-Ae, whole genome shotgun sequence genome harbors these coding sequences:
- the LOC125587959 gene encoding uncharacterized protein LOC125587959 has product MAGLRWREWWNTMAFPARRIWNRFTVRVGFRHSGLLRLQNDVSSCEYEDIHIMWNLLHKIDDPTPIRGARIQQRIQQRKKACWNLFDSYLCQRF; this is encoded by the exons ATGGCCGGCCTGAGATGGCGAGAGTGGTGGAACACGATGGCGTTCCCCGCGCGGCGCATCTGGAATCGTTTCACCGTTCGCGTCGGATTCCGCCACAGCG GACTCTTGAGGTTACAAAACGATGTGAGTTCTTGCGAGTACGAAGACATACACATCATGTGGAATCTGTTGCACAAGATCGATGATCCGACACCCATACGTGGCGCACGGATCCAACAACGAATCCAACAGAGGAAGAAAGCTTGTTGGAATCTCTTCGATTCATATCTTTGCCAAAGATTctga